Proteins from one Chitinophaga oryzae genomic window:
- a CDS encoding RagB/SusD family nutrient uptake outer membrane protein has product MELRYITVSTTRFIRPFVTAALTVGLLSLGGCRKYLEQVPDSTWTDLSTPDKVSKLLGTAYPQSSYVTMCEAMTDNVSDKGAGVISRPNQDAYFFRDIQSIEQDSPEAYWTACYVAIAAANQALQACDKASDKKAYTTQRGEALVARAYAHFMLVNIFSRMYDAATAANDPGIPYVTVPETVVIKQYERKTVAYVYDMVEKDLLEGLPLISDDAYKVPRYHFNRSAAYAFATRFYLYKKDYAKVVQYADMAFANNDVANNMRGWNTSYSSLSPEQIFDLYANAKENANLLLVETQSLYGRSVGQYRYDLDYAKQIQILGYNVTGGRWAYPVYYTGSQNYFVPKLTEYFVKSSVNATIGQPYVMVPLFTTEEVLFNRAEANAHLGKTAATLKDLNLFASKRIRNYDPAVHTITTSSIRSFYGISNEKDGLVHTILDFKRAEYLQEGMRWFDLQRYKMTVVHTTREGEVLELKPGDKQWLFQIPQSATTSGIALNPR; this is encoded by the coding sequence ATGGAACTGAGATATATAACTGTTTCGACTACACGTTTTATAAGACCCTTTGTGACAGCTGCGCTGACGGTAGGCCTGCTCTCACTGGGCGGCTGCCGCAAGTACCTTGAGCAGGTGCCTGACAGCACCTGGACAGACCTCAGCACGCCCGACAAGGTATCTAAACTGCTGGGGACCGCTTACCCGCAGTCGTCCTATGTCACCATGTGCGAAGCGATGACAGACAACGTGTCCGACAAAGGCGCCGGTGTCATCAGCCGCCCCAACCAGGACGCATACTTCTTCCGGGATATCCAGTCCATCGAACAGGATTCTCCCGAAGCTTACTGGACGGCCTGTTATGTGGCCATTGCCGCTGCCAACCAGGCATTGCAGGCCTGCGATAAAGCCTCCGATAAAAAAGCGTACACCACACAACGGGGAGAGGCGCTGGTAGCCCGTGCCTATGCACACTTCATGCTGGTGAACATCTTCTCCCGGATGTACGATGCAGCTACCGCTGCCAATGATCCCGGCATCCCTTATGTGACCGTTCCGGAAACCGTGGTGATCAAACAGTACGAGCGCAAGACCGTGGCCTATGTGTATGATATGGTGGAGAAAGACCTGCTGGAAGGCCTGCCGTTGATCAGCGATGATGCATACAAAGTACCGCGTTACCATTTCAACCGCAGCGCTGCCTATGCTTTCGCTACCCGTTTCTATCTCTACAAAAAAGACTATGCGAAGGTGGTGCAATATGCCGACATGGCCTTTGCCAACAACGATGTGGCCAACAATATGCGCGGCTGGAACACTTCTTACAGCAGCCTGTCACCCGAACAGATCTTCGACCTTTACGCCAACGCCAAAGAGAACGCCAACCTGTTACTCGTGGAAACACAGTCCCTCTATGGCCGCAGCGTGGGCCAGTACCGCTATGACCTGGACTATGCCAAACAGATACAGATTCTCGGGTACAACGTAACCGGCGGCCGCTGGGCTTACCCGGTGTATTACACCGGCTCCCAGAACTATTTCGTGCCCAAGCTGACGGAATACTTTGTGAAGTCTTCTGTTAATGCAACTATCGGACAGCCTTATGTAATGGTGCCTTTGTTCACCACCGAAGAGGTGTTGTTCAACCGGGCGGAAGCCAATGCCCACCTGGGAAAGACGGCTGCCACACTGAAAGATCTTAACCTCTTTGCCAGCAAGCGTATCCGGAACTACGATCCGGCTGTTCACACCATCACCACTTCCTCCATCCGGAGCTTCTACGGTATCAGCAATGAAAAGGACGGCCTGGTTCATACCATTCTCGACTTCAAAAGAGCAGAGTACCTGCAGGAAGGTATGCGCTGGTTTGACCTGCAGCGCTATAAAATGACGGTGGTGCATACCACCCGTGAAGGAGAGGTGCTGGAGCTGAAGCCCGGAGATAAGCAATGGTTGTTCCAGATACCTCAATCCGCCACCACCTCCGGCATCGCATTAAATCCAAGATAA
- a CDS encoding SusC/RagA family TonB-linked outer membrane protein: protein MHSKTRYYICCLTLFLSLFHLQAGAVDLQDALDKKITLHLHDVVLKDALEKISNLAEVSFVYVGSEVLNANKISISARNEKVGDLLHKILTPYALSYSVIYDRIVIKHDASRKVPALATVSTTRQVTPRFTDVKGVVTSEKKEPLPGVTIIVKGSSRGTTTNAKGEFEIRRVPGDAVLVFNFTGYKMEEVHSSEFKSGNLTIVMKEKPTRLQEVVVTGFQSIDKSKFSGAATRLKGDDVKIDGITDVSRMLEGRVAGVAIQNVSGTFGTAPKVRVRGATSINGDNKPLWVVDGVVLEDVVNISNDQLSSGDPTTLLGSAVAGLNANDIESFDILKDAAATALYGARAMNGVVVITTKKGRAGKPVIAYSGNFSTQLKPNYNNFNIMNSGQQMSVLAELERKGILTSDILSRGDIGVFGKLYESLDADGDGNFPVQNDPAAMKAFLLRYANANTDWFGLLFRNNFVQEHSLSISSGTDKSQSYFSTSFYSDNGWTLADKVNRYTLNYRNTYKFSDRLTAGFSALASVRQQKAPGALTRSSNPVEGQYDRDFDINPFSYSLNTSRTLTAYDQNGHLEYFRRNFAPFNIINELRNNSLNLNMMDLRLQGDLGWRLTRNIRYEFTGAIRYVKSSREHQITENANMANAYRAAGNATIARNNKFLYRNPDDPDAQPVIVLPAGGFYNRTEDQLMNFDFRNGLTYADTFAQKHNINLLVGQQVKYADRQNASNTGYGYQYENGGTPFVDYRILKQTIESNFPYYGMGRDYDRFAAFYASGTYAYNNKYNLTATGRYDGSNRLGQSRKARWLPTWSVAGSWNMEQEPFLQKVNWLNYLTLRASYGLTASMGPATNSNIVFQTINTRRPHLNEVESVIALAHLQNDDLTWEKLYTTNLGLDGGFFNNRLNISLDFYTRKSFDLISIIKTSGIGGEMYKAANYADMTSKGVELLIGGDVVRKKDWGWKANITFGYNTNKITNAKNIPAIFDLVVAEGGNKEGYPVHSLFSLQYKGLSPKTGMPSFINQDGVVSPDVNLQDLKTAQLVYEGPVDPPVTGGFSNTFRYKALSLNVFFTYQWGNKIRLYPAFKTAYSDLDAMPKEFYDRWVMPGDEGTTRVPSILDAYEQTLIRGAYPYNNYNYSTERVAKGDFIRLKTVSLTYQLPVSLIRRVGFNSMSVSGAAINPWLIYADKNLHGQDPEFFNSGGVAQPIQKQFTLSIKVGI, encoded by the coding sequence ATGCATAGTAAAACCCGATACTACATTTGTTGTCTGACGCTCTTCCTGTCGCTGTTCCACCTGCAGGCGGGCGCCGTGGATCTCCAGGATGCGCTCGACAAAAAAATAACCCTCCACCTGCACGATGTGGTACTGAAAGATGCACTGGAGAAAATCAGCAACCTCGCGGAAGTATCTTTTGTATACGTAGGCAGCGAAGTACTGAATGCCAACAAAATCAGCATCTCCGCCCGTAATGAAAAAGTCGGTGATCTGCTGCACAAAATATTAACGCCCTACGCCCTGTCCTATAGCGTTATCTACGATCGTATCGTCATTAAACACGACGCCTCCCGGAAAGTACCTGCCCTCGCTACTGTCAGTACTACACGGCAGGTCACGCCGCGCTTCACGGACGTGAAAGGTGTGGTAACCTCTGAAAAGAAAGAACCGTTGCCTGGTGTGACCATCATCGTGAAAGGATCTTCCAGGGGTACCACCACCAACGCGAAAGGTGAATTTGAAATCCGCAGAGTGCCCGGCGACGCTGTACTGGTGTTCAACTTCACCGGGTATAAAATGGAAGAAGTTCACTCCAGCGAATTCAAAAGCGGCAACCTCACCATCGTTATGAAAGAAAAACCCACCCGCCTCCAGGAAGTGGTGGTCACCGGCTTTCAAAGCATCGATAAAAGTAAATTCTCCGGAGCGGCTACCCGCCTCAAAGGCGACGATGTAAAAATTGACGGGATAACAGATGTCAGCCGTATGCTCGAAGGCCGCGTAGCCGGTGTCGCCATACAGAACGTGTCCGGTACCTTCGGCACCGCGCCGAAAGTAAGGGTGCGCGGCGCTACTTCCATCAACGGCGACAACAAACCGCTCTGGGTGGTAGACGGCGTGGTGCTGGAAGATGTGGTGAACATCTCCAACGATCAGCTGTCCAGCGGAGATCCCACCACTTTGCTGGGTTCGGCGGTGGCCGGCCTCAACGCCAATGATATTGAAAGTTTTGATATCCTGAAAGACGCCGCCGCTACCGCATTGTACGGCGCCCGCGCGATGAACGGCGTCGTGGTGATCACCACCAAAAAAGGTCGTGCAGGCAAACCCGTTATTGCCTACAGCGGCAACTTCAGCACCCAGCTGAAACCGAACTATAACAATTTCAATATCATGAACTCCGGCCAGCAGATGTCTGTGCTGGCGGAGTTGGAACGTAAAGGCATCCTCACTTCGGATATCCTTTCCCGTGGTGATATCGGCGTTTTCGGCAAACTTTACGAATCACTGGATGCAGACGGTGACGGCAATTTCCCCGTGCAGAACGATCCTGCCGCCATGAAAGCCTTCCTGCTGCGCTATGCCAACGCCAATACCGATTGGTTTGGCCTGCTGTTCCGCAACAACTTTGTTCAGGAACATTCGCTCAGCATCTCTTCCGGTACCGATAAATCACAGTCCTATTTCTCCACCAGCTTCTACAGTGACAATGGCTGGACACTCGCCGATAAAGTAAACCGCTATACCCTCAATTACCGTAATACCTATAAATTCTCTGACCGGCTGACCGCCGGTTTCTCCGCTTTGGCATCTGTGCGTCAGCAAAAAGCGCCGGGAGCACTAACCCGCAGCAGTAATCCGGTGGAAGGACAATATGACCGTGACTTTGACATCAACCCGTTCAGCTACTCGCTCAATACCAGCCGTACCCTCACCGCCTATGATCAGAATGGCCACCTCGAGTACTTCCGGAGAAACTTCGCACCGTTCAACATCATCAACGAGCTGCGCAACAACTCCCTCAACCTGAACATGATGGACCTGCGCCTCCAGGGCGATCTCGGCTGGAGGCTCACCCGTAACATCCGTTACGAATTTACCGGCGCCATCCGCTATGTAAAATCCTCCCGCGAACACCAGATCACGGAGAACGCCAACATGGCCAACGCATACCGCGCCGCCGGCAACGCCACCATTGCGCGGAACAACAAATTCCTCTACCGCAATCCTGATGATCCGGACGCGCAGCCCGTCATCGTACTGCCCGCCGGCGGTTTCTACAACCGCACGGAAGACCAGCTGATGAACTTCGATTTCCGTAACGGCCTTACCTATGCCGACACGTTTGCACAGAAGCATAACATCAACCTGCTGGTAGGACAACAGGTGAAGTATGCCGACCGGCAGAACGCATCCAACACAGGCTACGGCTATCAGTACGAAAACGGAGGAACACCGTTTGTCGATTACCGTATCCTCAAGCAGACCATCGAGTCCAATTTCCCTTACTACGGCATGGGCCGCGACTATGACCGCTTCGCGGCCTTTTATGCTTCCGGCACCTATGCCTACAACAACAAATACAACCTCACCGCTACCGGTCGTTACGACGGCTCCAACAGGCTGGGACAATCCCGCAAAGCCCGCTGGCTGCCCACCTGGAGCGTGGCCGGTTCGTGGAACATGGAGCAGGAACCCTTCCTGCAGAAAGTGAACTGGCTCAACTACCTCACGCTGCGCGCCAGCTACGGTCTGACCGCCAGCATGGGCCCCGCTACCAATTCCAATATCGTTTTCCAGACTATCAACACCCGCAGGCCGCACCTCAATGAAGTGGAATCTGTGATCGCCCTCGCGCACCTGCAAAATGATGATCTCACCTGGGAAAAGCTCTATACTACCAACCTCGGACTGGACGGCGGTTTTTTCAACAACCGGCTCAATATCTCACTGGATTTCTACACCCGCAAGAGCTTCGATCTTATCAGTATTATCAAAACATCCGGCATAGGTGGCGAAATGTACAAAGCGGCCAACTATGCCGATATGACTTCCAAAGGAGTGGAACTGCTGATCGGAGGGGATGTGGTGCGTAAAAAGGACTGGGGTTGGAAAGCCAACATCACCTTCGGTTACAATACCAATAAGATCACCAATGCCAAGAACATCCCGGCCATTTTTGATCTGGTAGTAGCGGAAGGCGGCAACAAAGAAGGATACCCGGTGCATAGCCTGTTTTCCTTACAGTACAAAGGCCTTTCTCCGAAAACAGGCATGCCCTCCTTCATCAACCAGGATGGTGTGGTAAGTCCCGATGTTAACCTGCAGGACCTCAAAACAGCCCAACTGGTGTATGAAGGACCGGTAGATCCCCCGGTGACCGGCGGTTTCTCCAATACTTTCCGCTATAAAGCCCTTTCACTCAATGTCTTCTTTACCTATCAATGGGGAAACAAAATCCGCTTGTACCCGGCTTTTAAAACCGCCTATTCCGATCTGGATGCCATGCCCAAAGAGTTTTACGACCGCTGGGTAATGCCGGGAGATGAAGGGACCACCCGCGTGCCTTCCATCCTGGATGCCTATGAGCAAACACTGATCCGGGGCGCTTATCCGTACAACAACTACAACTATTCCACTGAACGGGTGGCTAAAGGTGATTTTATCCGGTTGAAAACCGTATCACTGACTTATCAGCTGCCCGTTTCCCTCATCCGCCGTGTTGGTTTCAACAGCATGTCGGTGAGCGGCGCCGCTATCAACCCCTGGCTCATCTATGCCGATAAGAACCTGCATGGCCAGGACCCGGAATTTTTTAACTCCGGCGGCGTAGCCCAGCCTATTCAGAAGCAATTCACCCTGTCAATAAAAGTTGGTATTTAA
- a CDS encoding FecR family protein: MHNRKEYLRQLLHTENWSATEQEWMLQYLEENDLSDLEAVAKEYFQAEGPEIKNLLDERLSARLLKKIHRRAGISQPGIFALYGRKIAAAAAVVLLAGASWYLLVRQQVKQLVMSSGNQHKTVTLPDGSMVYLEKSSSITYPENFGKKNRTLQLNGEAFFDVKQNSKHPFVISSALINTTVLGTSFNMEARNNGVAKVVVVSGSVQVNTRTGETSPQHQLVLGANKSAVYHAASRGLELIDATDDARFFRQKQSGKFTYKGQPLSAVLNDLQRFYNVPVSADKKMERCSFFGDFNTTDDLQETLTIIAVTLNASIKKDANGNGYVIVDGNCH; encoded by the coding sequence GTGCACAACAGAAAGGAATACCTCAGACAACTGCTACATACGGAGAACTGGTCTGCCACAGAGCAGGAATGGATGCTACAGTACCTGGAAGAAAACGATCTGTCTGACCTGGAAGCGGTAGCCAAAGAGTACTTTCAGGCGGAAGGCCCTGAAATAAAGAATTTACTGGACGAACGGTTATCAGCCCGACTGCTGAAAAAAATACATCGCCGTGCAGGCATTTCGCAGCCGGGTATCTTCGCCCTATACGGAAGAAAAATAGCTGCTGCTGCAGCCGTAGTACTACTCGCCGGCGCATCCTGGTACCTGCTGGTACGCCAGCAGGTGAAACAACTGGTGATGAGCAGCGGCAACCAACATAAAACAGTGACATTGCCCGACGGATCTATGGTATACCTGGAAAAAAGTTCCAGCATCACCTATCCCGAAAACTTCGGAAAAAAAAACAGAACGCTGCAACTCAACGGTGAAGCCTTCTTCGACGTAAAACAGAACAGTAAACATCCGTTTGTGATATCCTCAGCCCTGATCAACACCACCGTACTGGGCACCTCTTTCAACATGGAAGCCCGTAACAACGGTGTCGCGAAAGTAGTGGTGGTATCCGGCAGCGTACAGGTAAATACCCGTACCGGTGAAACCAGTCCGCAGCATCAACTGGTGCTCGGCGCCAACAAGAGCGCAGTTTACCATGCCGCTTCCCGGGGACTGGAATTGATAGACGCTACAGACGATGCACGCTTTTTCCGGCAGAAACAGAGCGGAAAATTTACCTATAAAGGACAGCCATTGTCCGCAGTGCTCAACGACCTGCAACGCTTTTACAACGTGCCGGTCAGCGCCGACAAAAAAATGGAACGCTGTAGCTTCTTTGGCGACTTTAATACCACCGATGATCTGCAGGAAACACTCACAATCATTGCCGTGACCTTGAACGCCAGCATTAAAAAGGATGCTAACGGAAACGGATATGTTATAGTTGATGGCAATTGCCACTAA
- a CDS encoding RNA polymerase sigma factor, translating into MNITDAELVLRLRNNDVSAFDSLYRNYHQAVYRNILKFVKDAAVAEDILQEVFARLWEKRQEIQAEQSVGGWLFVISFNLSVSWVRKKLKEQALHKNLLDLGPEDHMMIDRKNMDEEQYSLLEQAIAQLSPKKRTIVTRCKLEGKTYDEVASELNISRNTVKEHLSAAMVKLNDYMLRNGDHKYIVLFLFFFTCHNASN; encoded by the coding sequence ATGAACATAACAGATGCTGAATTGGTTTTACGGCTCCGGAACAACGACGTGAGCGCTTTTGACAGCCTATATCGGAACTATCATCAGGCCGTATACCGCAATATCCTCAAGTTTGTAAAAGATGCTGCCGTTGCGGAAGACATCTTACAGGAAGTGTTTGCCAGGTTGTGGGAGAAACGCCAGGAGATACAGGCGGAGCAGTCGGTAGGCGGCTGGCTGTTTGTGATCAGCTTCAACCTCTCGGTCAGCTGGGTGCGCAAAAAACTCAAAGAGCAGGCGCTGCATAAAAACCTGCTGGACCTCGGGCCGGAAGATCATATGATGATTGACCGGAAAAACATGGACGAGGAACAGTACAGCCTGCTTGAGCAGGCCATCGCCCAGTTATCTCCCAAAAAAAGAACGATTGTTACCCGCTGCAAGCTGGAAGGCAAAACCTATGATGAAGTCGCCAGCGAACTCAATATTTCCCGCAACACCGTTAAAGAACATCTCTCTGCCGCTATGGTCAAATTAAATGACTATATGCTCCGCAATGGTGACCATAAATACATCGTTCTTTTCCTTTTTTTCTTTACCTGTCACAACGCTTCCAATTAA
- a CDS encoding glycoside hydrolase family 88/105 protein: MKTMMAGLLTLLVFNTGMATAQKKSAAADLTHFPKGSTPKEIGKRVAERFVASPHPNFGKPTSPKKITYPEVCTWYGALTFAQESGDKALTDKLAQRFEPFFTTEAALVPAADHVDHTVFGAVPLELYIQTKDKRYLDMGKAIADKQWGTPEGPHVKPQSQGYADRGLTWQTRMWIDDMFMITAVQSQAYRATGDKAYIDRAAKEMVVYLDSLQQPNGLFYHAPDVPYFWGRGDGWMAAGMSELLRSLSKDNPDRERIMKGYKIMMASLLKYQAPDGMWRQLIDDPEAWPETSATGMFTFAMITGVKNGWLDAATYGPAARKAWLALVKYIDDNADVREVCEGTNKKNDRQYYLDRGRITGDMHGQAPVLWCATALLRK; encoded by the coding sequence ATGAAAACAATGATGGCAGGCCTGTTGACACTGCTGGTGTTCAACACAGGAATGGCTACAGCACAGAAAAAATCCGCCGCTGCGGACCTGACACATTTTCCCAAGGGAAGTACGCCGAAAGAAATCGGTAAAAGAGTGGCGGAGCGTTTTGTCGCCTCGCCGCACCCTAACTTCGGAAAGCCTACGTCGCCGAAGAAAATCACCTATCCGGAAGTTTGCACGTGGTATGGTGCGCTAACGTTTGCACAAGAAAGCGGCGACAAGGCGCTGACCGACAAGCTGGCTCAGCGTTTTGAGCCTTTCTTTACCACAGAAGCCGCGTTGGTGCCGGCTGCCGACCATGTAGACCACACCGTTTTCGGCGCGGTACCACTGGAGCTGTATATACAGACAAAAGACAAACGTTACCTGGACATGGGAAAAGCCATTGCTGACAAGCAGTGGGGCACACCGGAAGGTCCGCACGTAAAGCCGCAATCCCAGGGATATGCCGACCGGGGGCTGACCTGGCAAACGCGTATGTGGATTGACGATATGTTTATGATTACCGCTGTGCAGTCGCAGGCTTACCGTGCAACCGGCGATAAGGCATACATTGACCGTGCCGCAAAGGAGATGGTCGTTTATCTGGATTCCTTACAGCAGCCTAACGGCCTTTTTTATCATGCGCCGGACGTGCCTTATTTCTGGGGCCGCGGCGACGGCTGGATGGCGGCAGGTATGAGCGAACTGCTGCGTTCCCTGTCCAAAGACAATCCCGACCGGGAGCGTATCATGAAAGGATACAAAATCATGATGGCATCCCTGCTGAAGTACCAGGCGCCGGATGGCATGTGGCGCCAGTTGATCGATGATCCGGAAGCATGGCCGGAGACTTCCGCTACAGGTATGTTTACTTTCGCCATGATCACCGGTGTAAAGAACGGCTGGCTGGATGCGGCCACTTATGGCCCTGCGGCGCGCAAGGCCTGGCTGGCGCTGGTGAAGTATATCGATGACAACGCGGATGTACGGGAGGTATGTGAAGGCACCAATAAAAAGAATGACCGGCAGTATTATCTCGACCGCGGCCGTATTACCGGTGACATGCACGGACAAGCGCCCGTGTTGTGGTGTGCCACGGCATTGCTGAGAAAATAG